In Promicromonospora sukumoe, the following proteins share a genomic window:
- the rpmD gene encoding 50S ribosomal protein L30: protein MARLKVTQTKSAIGGKQNQRDTLRTLGLKRIGDTAVKEDRAEIRGMVKTVAHLVAVEEVE, encoded by the coding sequence ATGGCTCGTCTCAAGGTGACTCAGACCAAGTCCGCCATCGGCGGCAAGCAGAACCAGCGTGACACGCTGCGGACGCTCGGCCTCAAGCGGATCGGCGACACCGCCGTGAAGGAGGACCGCGCGGAGATCCGTGGCATGGTCAAGACGGTGGCGCACCTCGTCGCCGTCGAGGAGGTCGAGTGA
- the rplO gene encoding 50S ribosomal protein L15 produces the protein MAENKPLKVHHLRPAPGAKTAKTRVGRGEGSKGKTAGRGTKGTKARYQVPHGFEGGQVPLHMRLPKLRGFKNPFRVEYQVVNLDKLSALFPEGGSVTVEDLVAKGAVRKGQPVKVLGNGDITVKLEIAVDRVSTSAKDKILAAGGSVSEA, from the coding sequence ATGGCGGAGAACAAGCCGCTGAAGGTCCACCACCTCCGTCCCGCCCCCGGCGCCAAGACCGCGAAGACCCGTGTGGGTCGCGGTGAGGGCTCGAAGGGTAAGACGGCAGGCCGTGGTACCAAGGGTACGAAGGCTCGTTACCAGGTGCCCCACGGCTTCGAGGGTGGGCAGGTTCCCCTGCACATGCGCCTTCCGAAGCTGCGCGGGTTCAAGAACCCGTTCCGGGTCGAGTACCAGGTCGTGAACCTGGACAAGCTTTCCGCGCTGTTCCCCGAGGGTGGCTCCGTCACCGTCGAGGACCTGGTCGCGAAGGGCGCGGTCCGCAAGGGCCAGCCCGTGAAGGTGCTCGGCAACGGTGACATCACCGTCAAGCTCGAGATCGCGGTCGACCGCGTCTCGACGTCCGCCAAGGACAAGATCCTGGCGGCCGGCGGTTCGGTCTCGGAGGCCTGA
- the secY gene encoding preprotein translocase subunit SecY — MLSAFGRAFRTPDLRRKLLFTIAIMAIFRLGSFIPTPGVDYANVQQCIAQAGDNSLLGLINVFSGGALLQLSIFALGIMPYITASIIVQLLRVVIPRFEALHKEGQSGQTKLTQYTRYLTIALAILQSTTVITTARQGVLFQGCGLDVIADDSILTSIFMVITMTAGTGLVMWLGELITERGVGNGMSLLIFTSIAASFPTSLWSIAGGANGVLNFTIMILVIILVIGLVVFVEQSQRRIPVQYAKRMVGRRMYGGTSTYIPIKINMSGVIPVIFAASILAIPGLLAQFGDQSSEWVIWISNNLVQQSSPLYIAVYTLMIIFFCFFYTSITFNPDEVADNMKKYGGFIPGIRAGRPTAEYLDFVITRITSAGSLYLALIALIPTLVLVFLGVSTNLPFGGSSILIVVGVGLETVKQIDSQLQQRHYEGFLR, encoded by the coding sequence GTGCTCAGCGCTTTCGGCCGGGCTTTCCGGACGCCAGACCTGCGGCGCAAGCTGCTGTTCACGATCGCGATCATGGCGATCTTCCGGCTCGGGTCGTTCATCCCGACTCCCGGTGTGGACTATGCGAACGTGCAGCAATGTATTGCCCAGGCGGGCGACAACTCGCTGCTCGGCCTCATCAACGTCTTCAGCGGCGGCGCGCTGCTGCAGCTGTCGATCTTCGCCCTCGGGATCATGCCGTACATCACGGCGAGCATCATCGTGCAGCTGCTTCGCGTGGTCATCCCGCGCTTCGAGGCGCTGCACAAGGAGGGCCAGTCGGGCCAGACCAAGCTGACCCAGTACACCCGCTACCTGACGATCGCCCTCGCGATCCTCCAGTCGACGACCGTCATCACGACGGCGCGCCAGGGTGTGCTGTTCCAGGGCTGTGGCCTCGACGTGATCGCCGACGACAGCATCCTGACCTCGATCTTCATGGTCATCACCATGACCGCCGGTACCGGCCTGGTCATGTGGCTCGGCGAGCTCATCACCGAGCGCGGCGTCGGCAACGGCATGTCGCTCCTGATCTTCACGTCGATCGCCGCGAGCTTCCCGACCTCCCTGTGGTCGATCGCCGGTGGCGCCAACGGCGTCCTGAACTTCACGATCATGATCCTGGTCATCATCCTGGTGATCGGTCTCGTGGTGTTCGTCGAGCAGTCGCAGCGCCGCATCCCGGTGCAGTACGCGAAGCGCATGGTCGGCCGCCGCATGTACGGCGGGACCAGCACGTACATCCCGATCAAGATCAACATGTCCGGCGTGATCCCCGTGATCTTCGCGGCGTCGATCCTCGCCATCCCGGGCCTCCTCGCCCAGTTCGGGGACCAGAGCTCCGAGTGGGTCATCTGGATCTCCAACAACCTGGTCCAGCAGTCGTCGCCGCTCTACATCGCGGTCTACACGCTGATGATCATCTTCTTCTGCTTCTTCTACACGTCGATCACGTTCAACCCGGACGAGGTCGCGGACAACATGAAGAAGTACGGCGGCTTCATCCCGGGCATCCGGGCCGGCCGCCCCACCGCGGAGTACCTCGACTTCGTGATCACCCGGATCACCTCCGCCGGTTCCCTGTACCTCGCGCTGATCGCGCTGATCCCGACGCTGGTGCTCGTCTTCCTTGGCGTCAGCACCAACCTGCCCTTCGGCGGTAGCTCGATCCTCATCGTGGTCGGCGTCGGGCTGGAGACGGTCAAGCAGATCGACTCCCAGCTGCAACAGCGCCACTACGAAGGATTCCTCCGTTGA
- a CDS encoding adenylate kinase: MGPQGVGKGTQAARLAEVFGIVAISTGDIFRANIKGSTELGTTAKEYIDKGELVPDEITNAMVRDRLGDEDVKAGFLLDGYPRNAAQVAELDTALAGFGWELDGVIELTADREVLMERLTKRAQDEGREDDTPEGIARRLDIYDKETAPLTAAYAERGLLAQVDGVGEISEVTDRIVASLATQLG; this comes from the coding sequence ATGGGCCCGCAGGGCGTCGGCAAGGGCACGCAGGCCGCGCGCCTCGCCGAGGTGTTCGGAATCGTGGCGATCTCCACCGGTGACATCTTCCGGGCCAACATCAAGGGCAGCACGGAGCTCGGCACGACGGCGAAGGAGTACATCGACAAGGGCGAGCTCGTCCCGGACGAGATCACCAACGCGATGGTTCGCGACCGCCTCGGCGACGAGGACGTCAAGGCCGGCTTCCTGCTCGACGGCTACCCGCGCAACGCGGCCCAGGTCGCCGAGCTGGACACCGCGCTCGCCGGCTTCGGCTGGGAGCTCGACGGCGTCATCGAGCTGACGGCGGACCGTGAGGTCCTCATGGAGCGCCTGACCAAGCGTGCGCAGGACGAGGGCCGGGAGGACGACACCCCCGAGGGGATCGCCCGCCGGCTCGACATCTACGACAAGGAGACGGCTCCCCTCACCGCCGCTTACGCGGAGCGTGGGCTGCTGGCCCAGGTCGACGGTGTCGGCGAGATCTCCGAGGTCACCGACCGTATCGTCGCCTCGCTCGCGACCCAGCTGGGCTGA
- the map gene encoding type I methionyl aminopeptidase, whose translation MVFGRERVEYKTPDQVRLMRRAGLVVAETLAAVRAAARPGLTTADLDKVAAATIQAAGATPSFLGYQGFPAVICTSVNDEVIHGIPGSRVLAAGDLVSVDCGAIVEGWHGDSAISFVLGTEGPLDHRAPDDDLLASGTDLADIALVRATETAMWAGIATLASAKRLNAVGEAVETAVELAGELTGTEYGIVEEYVGHGIGSAMHQPPDVHNYRTSGSGPRLRGGMCLAIEPMITRGAGETKVLADDWTVVTTDGSRAAHWEHSTAITEDGIVVLTAVDGGAERLADFDVRPVALG comes from the coding sequence GTGGTCTTCGGCCGGGAGCGCGTCGAGTACAAGACGCCGGACCAGGTGCGCCTCATGCGGCGCGCCGGTCTGGTGGTCGCCGAGACGCTCGCAGCGGTCCGCGCCGCGGCCCGGCCCGGCCTGACCACCGCCGACCTGGACAAGGTCGCCGCCGCGACCATCCAGGCGGCCGGGGCCACGCCGTCGTTCCTGGGCTACCAGGGCTTCCCGGCGGTCATCTGCACGTCGGTCAACGACGAGGTCATCCACGGCATCCCGGGCAGCCGGGTGCTCGCCGCGGGTGACCTCGTCTCCGTCGACTGCGGCGCGATCGTCGAGGGCTGGCACGGTGACTCCGCGATCTCGTTCGTGCTGGGCACGGAAGGTCCCCTGGACCACCGGGCGCCCGACGACGACCTGCTCGCCTCGGGCACGGACCTCGCCGACATCGCGCTCGTCCGGGCCACCGAGACGGCCATGTGGGCCGGGATCGCGACCCTGGCCTCGGCCAAGCGGCTCAACGCCGTGGGCGAGGCCGTCGAGACGGCGGTCGAGCTGGCCGGTGAGCTCACCGGCACCGAGTACGGCATCGTCGAGGAGTACGTGGGGCACGGCATCGGCAGCGCCATGCACCAGCCCCCGGACGTGCACAACTACCGCACCTCGGGATCGGGCCCGCGCCTTCGGGGCGGCATGTGCCTGGCCATCGAGCCGATGATCACCCGCGGCGCTGGCGAGACCAAGGTGCTCGCGGACGACTGGACGGTGGTCACCACCGACGGCTCGCGCGCGGCGCACTGGGAGCACTCGACCGCGATCACCGAGGACGGCATCGTCGTCCTGACGGCGGTCGACGGGGGAGCGGAGCGGCTCGCCGACTTCGACGTCCGACCCGTCGCGCTGGGCTGA
- the infA gene encoding translation initiation factor IF-1, with protein sequence MAKKDGVIEIEGSVIEALPNAMFRVELSNGHKVLAHISGKMRQHYIRILPEDRVVVELSPYDLSRGRIVYRYK encoded by the coding sequence ATGGCAAAGAAGGACGGTGTCATCGAGATCGAGGGCAGTGTGATCGAGGCTCTGCCGAACGCGATGTTCCGCGTCGAGCTGTCGAACGGTCACAAGGTCCTCGCGCACATCTCAGGAAAGATGCGTCAGCACTACATCCGGATCCTTCCCGAGGACCGCGTGGTGGTGGAGCTCAGCCCGTACGACCTGTCCCGCGGCCGGATCGTCTACCGCTACAAGTAG
- the rpmJ gene encoding 50S ribosomal protein L36 — MKVKPSVKKICDKCKVIRRHGRVMVICDNLRHKQRQG, encoded by the coding sequence ATGAAGGTCAAGCCGAGCGTCAAGAAGATCTGCGACAAGTGCAAGGTGATCCGCCGGCACGGTCGCGTCATGGTGATCTGCGACAACCTGCGCCACAAGCAGCGCCAGGGCTGA
- the rpsM gene encoding 30S ribosomal protein S13, translating to MARLIGVDLPRDKRLEVALTYIFGVGRTRAKETLAATGISPDVRVKDLGDAELVALRDYLEGSFKLEGDLRREVAADIRRKVEIGTYQGLRHRRGLPVRGQRTKTNARTRKGPKRTVAGKKKAR from the coding sequence ATGGCACGTCTTATCGGCGTCGACCTCCCCCGCGACAAGCGGCTTGAGGTTGCGCTCACGTACATCTTCGGTGTGGGTCGTACCCGCGCGAAGGAGACCCTGGCCGCCACGGGCATCAGCCCGGACGTCCGCGTGAAGGACCTCGGCGACGCCGAGCTCGTTGCGCTCCGCGACTACCTCGAGGGCAGCTTCAAGCTCGAGGGTGACCTCCGCCGTGAGGTCGCGGCCGACATCCGCCGCAAGGTCGAGATCGGCACCTACCAGGGCCTGCGCCACCGTCGCGGCCTGCCGGTGCGTGGTCAGCGCACCAAGACCAACGCGCGCACCCGCAAGGGTCCCAAGCGCACCGTCGCGGGCAAGAAGAAGGCCCGCTGA
- the rpsK gene encoding 30S ribosomal protein S11 — protein MPPKTRAAAGRKPRRKDKKNVPLGQAHIKSTFNNTIISITDPSGAVVSWASAGHVGFKGSRKSTPYAAQMAAESAARRAQEHGVKKVDVFVKGPGSGRETAIRSLQATGLEVGSIQDVTPQAHNGCRPPKRRRV, from the coding sequence ATGCCTCCCAAGACTCGCGCCGCCGCCGGCCGCAAGCCGCGCCGCAAGGACAAGAAGAACGTCCCGCTCGGCCAGGCGCACATCAAGTCCACCTTCAACAACACGATCATCTCGATCACCGACCCGTCCGGTGCCGTGGTGTCGTGGGCCTCTGCCGGCCACGTCGGCTTCAAGGGCTCCCGCAAGTCCACCCCGTACGCCGCGCAGATGGCCGCCGAGTCGGCTGCCCGCCGCGCGCAGGAGCACGGCGTCAAGAAGGTCGACGTCTTCGTGAAGGGCCCGGGTTCCGGTCGCGAGACCGCCATCCGCTCGCTCCAGGCGACCGGCCTCGAGGTCGGCTCGATCCAGGACGTGACGCCCCAGGCGCACAACGGCTGCCGCCCCCCGAAGCGTCGTCGCGTCTGA
- a CDS encoding DNA-directed RNA polymerase subunit alpha yields the protein MLIAQRPTLTEEVISESRSRFSIEPLEPGFGYTLGNSMRRTLLSSIPGAAVTSIRIDNVLHEFSTVSGVKEDVTEIILNIKNLVVSSENDEPVVMYLRKQGAGTVTAADIVPPAGVEVHNPDLHIATLNDKGKLEIELTVERGRGYVSAAQNKQFDAEIGRIPVDSIYSPVLKVTYKVEATRVEQRTDFDKLIVDVETKQAITPRDALASAGKTLVELFGLARELNVEAEGIEIGPSPTDTALAADLALPIEELNLTIRSYNCLKREGIHQVGELVARSEADLLDIRNFGAKSITEVKEKLAELGLSLKDSPLDFDPAGASYFEGGDSAAYSSGEQSY from the coding sequence GTGCTTATCGCACAGCGCCCCACGCTGACCGAAGAGGTCATCTCGGAGAGCCGTTCCCGCTTCTCCATCGAGCCGCTCGAGCCTGGCTTCGGCTACACGCTCGGCAACTCGATGCGTCGCACCCTGCTGTCGTCCATCCCGGGCGCGGCTGTCACGTCCATCCGTATCGACAACGTGCTGCACGAGTTCAGCACCGTGTCGGGCGTGAAGGAGGACGTCACCGAGATCATCCTCAACATCAAGAACCTCGTCGTCTCCTCGGAGAACGACGAGCCCGTCGTGATGTACCTGCGCAAGCAGGGCGCCGGCACCGTGACCGCCGCGGACATCGTTCCGCCGGCGGGCGTCGAGGTGCACAACCCCGACCTGCACATCGCCACCCTGAACGACAAGGGCAAGCTCGAGATCGAGCTGACCGTCGAGCGGGGCCGTGGGTACGTGTCCGCCGCGCAGAACAAGCAGTTCGACGCGGAGATCGGGCGCATCCCGGTCGACTCGATCTACTCGCCGGTCCTCAAGGTCACGTACAAGGTCGAGGCCACCCGAGTCGAGCAGCGCACCGACTTCGACAAGCTCATCGTCGACGTCGAGACCAAGCAGGCGATCACGCCTCGCGACGCGCTCGCTTCGGCTGGCAAGACCCTGGTCGAGCTGTTCGGCCTGGCACGTGAGCTGAACGTCGAGGCCGAGGGCATCGAGATCGGCCCGTCGCCGACGGACACCGCGCTGGCCGCGGACCTGGCGCTGCCGATCGAGGAGCTCAACCTCACCATCCGTTCGTACAACTGCCTCAAGCGCGAGGGCATCCACCAGGTGGGCGAGCTCGTGGCCCGCAGCGAGGCGGACCTGCTCGACATCCGCAACTTCGGTGCGAAGTCGATCACCGAGGTCAAGGAGAAGCTGGCCGAGCTCGGCCTCAGCCTCAAGGACTCGCCGCTGGACTTCGATCCGGCCGGCGCCTCGTACTTCGAGGGTGGCGACTCCGCGGCCTACAGCAGCGGCGAGCAGTCGTACTGA
- the rplQ gene encoding 50S ribosomal protein L17, with protein MPTPTKGARLGGSPAHERLILANLSTSLFEHGRITTTETKAKRLRPLAERLITFAKKGDLSARRRVLTVVRDKGVVHTLFTEIAPAMAERNGGYTRITKIGTRKGDNAPMAVIELITEPVSPKQAVVKEATKAAEKAAPVEDAPVEDAPVEETPAEDVKDAPVEDAPAEETKEKKEA; from the coding sequence ATGCCTACCCCCACCAAGGGCGCACGGCTCGGCGGTAGCCCGGCTCACGAGCGTCTGATCCTCGCGAACCTGTCGACCTCGCTCTTCGAGCACGGCCGCATCACGACCACGGAGACCAAGGCCAAGCGCCTGCGTCCCCTGGCCGAGCGTCTGATCACGTTCGCGAAGAAGGGCGACCTGTCCGCCCGTCGCCGCGTGCTCACCGTCGTGCGCGACAAGGGCGTGGTCCACACGCTGTTCACCGAGATCGCCCCGGCCATGGCCGAGCGCAACGGTGGCTACACGCGCATCACCAAGATCGGCACCCGCAAGGGCGACAACGCGCCGATGGCGGTCATCGAGCTCATCACCGAGCCCGTGAGCCCCAAGCAGGCCGTCGTCAAGGAGGCCACCAAGGCCGCCGAGAAGGCTGCCCCGGTCGAGGACGCGCCCGTCGAGGACGCTCCGGTCGAGGAGACCCCCGCCGAGGACGTCAAGGACGCCCCCGTCGAGGACGCTCCCGCCGAGGAGACCAAGGAGAAGAAGGAGGCCTGA
- a CDS encoding ROK family protein, which translates to MADTLTLAVDCGGGGIKAAVLDTSGTAHATPVRVPTPYPLPPELLVDTIAKIATDLPAAARVTVGMPGMIRSGVVVHTPHYITRSGPRSRVVPALQDAWSSFDMQAAVAARLGLPALVLNDAEVHGAGVVAASGLELVITLGTGLGTAMFHGGRIAPHLEWSHAPVRRSLTYDQYIGEPERRRLGDGLWSRRVVTVVDGLRPVFHWDRLYIGGGNARCITPSALARLGDDVVIVPNSAALVGGARAWDLPPS; encoded by the coding sequence ATGGCAGACACCCTCACGCTGGCGGTCGACTGTGGCGGCGGCGGCATCAAGGCGGCCGTCCTGGACACCTCCGGCACCGCGCACGCGACGCCCGTCCGGGTGCCGACGCCGTACCCGCTCCCGCCCGAGCTGCTCGTCGACACGATCGCGAAGATCGCCACGGACCTCCCGGCCGCGGCGCGGGTCACGGTCGGCATGCCGGGCATGATCCGCAGCGGCGTGGTCGTGCACACGCCGCACTACATCACCAGGTCGGGGCCACGCTCGCGGGTGGTCCCCGCGCTCCAGGACGCGTGGAGCAGCTTCGACATGCAGGCGGCGGTCGCCGCGCGGCTCGGCCTGCCCGCCCTCGTCCTGAACGACGCCGAGGTGCACGGCGCCGGGGTGGTCGCGGCGTCGGGCCTGGAGCTCGTGATCACGCTCGGTACGGGTCTCGGGACGGCGATGTTCCACGGCGGCCGCATCGCGCCGCACCTGGAGTGGTCGCACGCACCCGTGCGCCGGAGCCTCACGTACGACCAGTACATCGGCGAGCCCGAGCGGCGCCGGCTCGGGGACGGGCTGTGGTCGCGCCGCGTGGTCACCGTCGTCGACGGGCTGCGGCCGGTCTTCCACTGGGACCGGCTCTACATCGGCGGCGGCAACGCGCGGTGCATCACGCCGTCGGCGCTGGCCCGCCTGGGCGACGACGTCGTCATCGTGCCCAACTCGGCAGCCCTGGTGGGCGGCGCCCGGGCCTGGGACCTGCCCCCATCCTGA
- a CDS encoding tRNA pseudouridine synthase A: MAVVNDFIRVRLDLAYDGTDFAGWARQPGLRTVEGALEDGLARVLRSEQLGRPTPRFTVAGRTDSGVHARGQVAHVDIAADAFAALPGRSARTGRTPGQALVSRFGGVLPGDVVVRRATPAPAGFDARFSALRRRYTYRIADDVALRDPLRRRHVLWSRKPLDVEAMDAAVRPLTGVRDFASYCKPRPGATTIRELQRIAWERPTDGPDAGLAVAHVVADAFCHNMVRALVGASIAVGEGRRPGSWPADLLASRRRDAGVFVVPPEGLCLEEITFPPDAELAARADAVRTKRMDEDVWDEQVVGP, from the coding sequence ATGGCTGTCGTGAACGACTTCATCCGGGTCCGCCTCGACCTCGCCTACGACGGCACAGACTTCGCGGGCTGGGCGCGCCAGCCGGGCCTGCGCACCGTCGAGGGCGCCCTGGAGGACGGGCTCGCCCGGGTCCTGCGCAGCGAGCAGCTCGGCAGGCCGACGCCCCGGTTCACCGTCGCCGGCCGCACCGACTCCGGCGTCCACGCGCGCGGCCAGGTGGCGCACGTCGACATCGCGGCCGACGCCTTTGCGGCACTGCCCGGCAGGTCGGCGCGCACCGGCCGCACCCCGGGCCAGGCCCTGGTCTCGCGGTTCGGCGGCGTGCTCCCCGGCGACGTCGTCGTGCGCCGGGCCACGCCCGCGCCCGCGGGCTTCGACGCCCGCTTCTCCGCGCTGCGCCGCCGCTACACCTACCGGATCGCCGACGACGTCGCGCTGCGCGACCCGCTGCGCCGCCGGCACGTCCTGTGGTCCCGCAAGCCGCTGGACGTCGAGGCGATGGACGCCGCCGTGCGCCCGCTGACCGGGGTGCGGGACTTCGCCTCGTACTGCAAGCCACGGCCCGGCGCCACGACCATCCGTGAGCTGCAGCGCATCGCCTGGGAGCGGCCCACGGACGGGCCCGACGCCGGGCTCGCGGTCGCGCACGTCGTCGCCGACGCGTTCTGCCACAACATGGTCCGCGCCCTGGTCGGTGCGTCCATCGCGGTGGGGGAGGGGCGCCGGCCCGGGAGCTGGCCCGCGGACCTGCTGGCGAGCAGGCGGCGGGACGCCGGCGTCTTCGTGGTGCCGCCCGAGGGGCTGTGCCTGGAGGAGATCACGTTCCCGCCGGACGCCGAGCTCGCGGCCCGCGCGGACGCCGTCCGGACCAAGCGGATGGACGAGGACGTCTGGGACGAGCAGGTGGTGGGACCCTGA
- a CDS encoding DUF5709 domain-containing protein: MTEETPATMPGPDGIAEGDTDQLPTEDTLYSRGPKDFLDEGYSPPDRPRSNHWGETSWEERQGESMDQRLSEEEPDVWQGDPLDRADTSRAGRLVSDPDADPGSYAAEDGSRQNDLYGTDAGIDGAGASAEEAAVHWVEEP; encoded by the coding sequence ATGACCGAGGAAACACCCGCCACCATGCCTGGACCTGACGGTATCGCCGAGGGCGACACCGACCAGCTCCCGACCGAGGACACCCTGTACAGCCGGGGTCCGAAGGACTTCCTCGACGAGGGGTACTCCCCGCCCGACCGCCCGCGCTCGAACCACTGGGGCGAGACCTCGTGGGAGGAGCGCCAGGGCGAGTCGATGGACCAGCGGCTCAGCGAGGAGGAGCCCGACGTCTGGCAGGGCGACCCGCTCGACCGCGCCGACACGTCGCGCGCGGGCCGGCTCGTCTCCGACCCCGACGCCGACCCCGGCAGCTACGCGGCGGAGGACGGCAGTCGCCAGAACGACCTGTACGGCACCGACGCGGGCATCGACGGCGCGGGGGCGAGCGCCGAGGAGGCCGCGGTCCACTGGGTCGAGGAGCCGTAG
- the rplM gene encoding 50S ribosomal protein L13: MRTYTPKPGDVQRDWYVIDATDVVLGRLASQVARLLRGKHKPTFAPHVDGGDFVIIINADKVALSGNKRETKLAYRHSGYPGGLTATPYGELLDTKPERAVEKAVRGMIPKTSLGRTQMTHLKVYAGSEHPHTAQQAKPFEITQVSQQA, from the coding sequence GTGCGTACGTACACCCCCAAGCCCGGCGACGTCCAGCGCGACTGGTACGTCATCGACGCGACCGACGTCGTCCTGGGCCGCCTGGCAAGCCAGGTCGCCAGACTGCTGCGCGGGAAGCACAAGCCGACCTTCGCTCCGCACGTCGACGGTGGTGACTTCGTCATCATCATCAACGCCGACAAGGTCGCGCTGAGCGGCAACAAGCGCGAGACCAAGCTGGCTTACCGCCACTCGGGTTACCCGGGCGGTCTCACGGCCACCCCGTACGGCGAGCTCCTGGACACCAAGCCGGAGCGCGCCGTCGAGAAGGCCGTGCGCGGCATGATCCCCAAGACCTCGCTCGGTCGGACGCAGATGACCCACCTGAAGGTCTACGCAGGCTCTGAGCACCCGCACACGGCGCAGCAGGCCAAGCCGTTCGAGATCACCCAGGTTTCGCAGCAGGCCTGA
- the rpsI gene encoding 30S ribosomal protein S9 yields the protein MAETTVEFEQGAEAPSNYTTETAAPATRGSSITAPGQALGRRKEAVARVRLVPGTGTWKINGRTLEDYFPNKVHQQLVNSPLNLVEVEGRFDVIARITGGGTSGQAGALRLGIARALNAIDEESNRAELKKAGFLTRDDRKVERKKAGLKKARKAPQYSKR from the coding sequence GTGGCCGAGACCACCGTCGAATTCGAGCAGGGCGCCGAGGCGCCCAGCAACTACACCACCGAGACTGCTGCGCCGGCAACGCGCGGTTCGTCCATCACCGCCCCGGGCCAGGCCCTCGGGCGCCGCAAGGAGGCCGTGGCGCGCGTGCGCCTCGTCCCCGGCACCGGCACCTGGAAGATCAACGGCCGCACCCTCGAGGACTACTTCCCGAACAAGGTGCACCAGCAGCTGGTCAACTCGCCGCTGAACCTGGTCGAGGTCGAGGGCCGCTTCGACGTCATCGCCCGTATCACGGGTGGCGGCACGTCGGGCCAGGCCGGTGCGCTGCGCCTGGGCATCGCCCGTGCGCTGAACGCCATCGACGAGGAGTCGAACCGCGCCGAGCTCAAGAAGGCCGGCTTCCTCACGCGTGACGACCGCAAGGTCGAGCGCAAGAAGGCCGGTCTCAAGAAGGCCCGCAAGGCTCCGCAGTACTCGAAGCGCTGA